The following are from one region of the Streptomyces tuirus genome:
- a CDS encoding SDR family oxidoreductase, producing MTSQGTLDGKVALVTGGSRGIGAAAAVRLAREGADVAVGHVNGKEAAEDVVRAVEALGRRAVALRADTGDATEAAELVDAAAEALGRLDILVNNAGVGVLGPLDTLSLADVDRVLDVNVRGVFLASQAAAAWLPEGGRIITIGSCIAQRVPGPGGTLYATSKAALSGLTKALARELGGRGITANLVLPGPIDTDMNPADGPYAAGQAAMTALGRFGTAEEVASTVAYLAGATYVTGAEFSVDGGHAA from the coding sequence ATGACTTCTCAGGGAACTCTGGACGGCAAGGTGGCGCTCGTGACCGGCGGGAGCCGTGGCATCGGCGCGGCGGCGGCGGTGCGGCTGGCGCGGGAGGGCGCGGACGTGGCCGTCGGCCATGTGAACGGCAAGGAGGCGGCCGAGGACGTGGTGCGGGCCGTGGAGGCGCTGGGGCGCCGGGCGGTCGCGCTGCGCGCGGACACGGGCGACGCCACGGAGGCGGCCGAGCTGGTGGACGCGGCGGCGGAGGCGCTGGGCAGGCTCGACATCCTGGTCAACAACGCCGGTGTGGGGGTGCTCGGTCCGCTGGACACCCTGTCGCTCGCGGACGTGGACCGGGTCCTCGACGTCAACGTACGGGGTGTCTTCCTGGCCTCCCAGGCGGCCGCCGCGTGGCTGCCCGAGGGCGGGCGGATCATCACGATCGGCAGTTGCATCGCCCAGCGGGTGCCGGGGCCGGGCGGGACCCTCTACGCGACGAGCAAGGCGGCCCTCTCCGGTCTGACCAAGGCGCTGGCCCGGGAGCTGGGCGGGCGGGGGATCACGGCGAACCTGGTCCTTCCCGGCCCGATCGACACCGACATGAATCCGGCGGACGGGCCCTACGCGGCCGGGCAGGCGGCGATGACGGCGCTGGGCCGGTTCGGGACGGCGGAGGAGGTGGCGTCGACGGTGGCCTACCTGGCGGGGGCGACGTACGTGACCGGGGCGGAGTTCTCGGTGGACGGGGGCCACGCGGCCTGA
- a CDS encoding AIM24 family protein, giving the protein MTLQQEIVGNAMQMAVVSLQPGQTVYCEAGKFLFKTTNVTMETRLGGPSGGGGRQSQPGGGGPGGMGGLLRQAMGTAMQAGQRALAGESLAFQYFTTQGGEGTVGFAGVLPGEMRALELDGTRAWFAEKDAFVAAESTVDFGIAFQGGRTGRSGGEGFVLEKFTGRGTVIIAGAGNFIDLNPADFGGRVEVDTGCVVAFEEGIQYGVQRVGGLNRQGVMNAVFGGEGLSLATLEGNGRVILQSLTIESLANALRKAQGGDKQGPTGGLFSTNAQ; this is encoded by the coding sequence GTGACCCTTCAGCAAGAGATCGTCGGCAACGCCATGCAGATGGCGGTCGTGAGCCTGCAGCCCGGCCAGACGGTGTACTGCGAGGCCGGAAAGTTCCTGTTCAAGACCACGAACGTGACCATGGAGACCCGCCTGGGCGGCCCGTCGGGCGGGGGCGGGCGGCAGTCGCAGCCCGGGGGCGGTGGCCCGGGCGGCATGGGCGGGCTGCTGCGTCAGGCCATGGGCACGGCCATGCAGGCCGGCCAGCGCGCCCTCGCGGGGGAGTCGCTGGCGTTCCAGTACTTCACCACCCAGGGCGGCGAGGGCACCGTCGGCTTCGCGGGCGTGCTCCCCGGGGAGATGCGCGCGCTGGAACTGGACGGCACGCGCGCGTGGTTCGCCGAGAAGGACGCCTTCGTGGCCGCGGAGTCCACCGTCGACTTCGGCATCGCCTTCCAGGGCGGCCGTACCGGCCGGAGCGGCGGCGAGGGCTTCGTCCTGGAGAAGTTCACCGGACGCGGCACGGTGATCATCGCCGGGGCGGGCAACTTCATCGACCTGAACCCGGCCGACTTCGGCGGCCGCGTCGAGGTCGACACGGGGTGCGTCGTGGCCTTCGAGGAGGGAATTCAGTACGGCGTCCAGCGCGTCGGCGGCCTCAACCGCCAGGGCGTGATGAACGCGGTCTTCGGCGGCGAGGGCCTGTCCCTGGCCACCCTGGAGGGCAACGGCCGCGTGATCCTGCAGTCCCTCACCATCGAGAGCCTCGCGAACGCCCTGAGGAAGGCCCAGGGCGGCGACAAGCAGGGCCCGACGGGCGGGCTGTTCTCCACGAACGCCCAGTGA
- a CDS encoding dihydrofolate reductase family protein, with translation MGKLVSTLFVTLDGVYQAPGGPQEDTRGGFTHGGWSFPYADEDFGRFMSEVFTRPGAFLLGRRTYDIFATYWPKVTDPADPIAGPLNSLPKYVPSSTLTDPGWAGTTVLSGDLREEVTAVKERTDGEVQVHGSGALVRSLLALDLVDTLHLLTFPVVLGSGFRLFPEGAVPTAFEHTGGSVTGGGVSIQTYDPKGRPEYGEFGLPEGA, from the coding sequence ATGGGCAAGCTCGTCTCCACCCTCTTCGTCACCCTCGACGGCGTCTACCAGGCCCCCGGCGGGCCGCAGGAGGACACCCGCGGGGGCTTCACCCACGGCGGCTGGAGCTTTCCGTACGCCGACGAGGACTTCGGCCGGTTCATGAGCGAGGTCTTCACCCGCCCGGGCGCCTTCCTGCTCGGCCGCCGTACGTACGACATCTTCGCCACCTACTGGCCCAAGGTGACCGACCCCGCGGATCCGATCGCCGGCCCGCTCAACTCCCTGCCGAAGTACGTGCCTTCCTCGACCCTGACGGACCCGGGCTGGGCGGGCACGACCGTGCTCTCCGGCGACCTCCGCGAGGAGGTCACCGCGGTGAAGGAGCGCACCGACGGCGAGGTCCAGGTGCACGGCAGCGGCGCCCTCGTCCGGTCCCTGCTGGCGCTCGACCTCGTGGACACCCTGCACCTGCTGACCTTCCCGGTCGTGCTCGGCTCCGGGTTCCGGCTGTTCCCGGAGGGCGCCGTACCGACCGCGTTCGAGCACACCGGCGGGAGCGTCACCGGCGGGGGCGTCTCGATCCAGACGTACGACCCGAAAGGCCGCCCGGAGTACGGCGAGTTCGGTCTGCCGGAAGGCGCGTGA
- a CDS encoding ribonuclease domain-containing protein yields the protein MNFPPRASRLGAAAALLSALLVGGTVSATTADAAPTAVGDICYSNLPSQAHDTLDLIEQGGPYPFDQDGTVFQNREGILPSRSSGYYHEYTVITPGSSNRGARRIVTGEQNQEDYYTADHYESFDLVDYGC from the coding sequence ATGAATTTCCCCCCACGCGCCTCGCGGCTCGGCGCAGCAGCCGCCCTTCTGTCCGCTCTCCTCGTCGGCGGAACCGTCTCCGCCACCACGGCCGACGCCGCCCCCACCGCCGTCGGCGACATCTGCTACAGCAACCTGCCGTCCCAGGCCCACGACACGCTCGACCTGATCGAGCAGGGCGGCCCCTACCCGTTCGACCAGGACGGCACCGTCTTCCAGAACCGGGAAGGCATCCTGCCCAGCCGGTCCTCCGGCTACTACCACGAGTACACGGTCATCACCCCGGGCTCCTCCAACCGCGGTGCGCGGCGCATCGTCACCGGTGAGCAGAACCAGGAGGACTACTACACGGCCGACCACTACGAGTCGTTCGACCTGGTGGACTACGGCTGCTGA
- a CDS encoding Gfo/Idh/MocA family protein → MRIGVIGTGRIGTIHANTLSRHRDVGSLILTDADTARAQELAHRLGETAAPGVEEIFRWGVDAVVITTATSAHAELIGRAARSGLPVFCEKPIALDLPGSLAAIAEVEAAGTVLQMGFQRRFDAGYTGAREAVRSGRLGRLHTVRALTSDQAPPDAAWLPLSGGLYRDTLIHDFDVLRWVTGGEVTDVYAAGSDAGPRMFREAGDVDTAAALLTLDDGTLATLTATRMNGAGYDVRMELAGERDQIVVGLDDRTPIASTEPTGPPAADKPWTGFLERFGPAYEAELNAFVEVVRGERANPCDGREALQALRIAEACELSRRQRRPVHLAEIAGGSPPTVP, encoded by the coding sequence ATGCGCATCGGCGTCATCGGTACGGGCCGCATCGGCACCATCCACGCGAACACGCTCAGCCGTCATCGCGACGTCGGCTCCCTGATCCTCACGGACGCGGACACCGCCCGGGCCCAGGAACTGGCGCACCGGCTGGGCGAGACGGCGGCGCCCGGCGTGGAGGAGATCTTCCGCTGGGGCGTCGACGCCGTGGTGATCACGACGGCGACGTCGGCCCACGCCGAACTGATCGGTCGGGCAGCACGCTCGGGTCTGCCGGTGTTCTGCGAGAAGCCCATCGCGCTGGATCTGCCGGGGTCCCTGGCGGCGATCGCCGAGGTCGAGGCGGCCGGGACGGTGCTCCAGATGGGCTTCCAGCGCCGCTTCGACGCGGGCTACACGGGTGCGCGCGAGGCCGTGCGGTCCGGCCGGCTGGGGCGGCTGCACACCGTGCGGGCCCTGACCAGCGACCAGGCGCCGCCGGACGCCGCGTGGCTGCCGCTGTCCGGCGGCCTGTACCGGGACACGCTGATCCACGACTTCGACGTGCTGCGCTGGGTGACCGGCGGGGAGGTCACGGACGTCTACGCGGCCGGGTCCGACGCCGGTCCCCGGATGTTCCGCGAGGCGGGCGACGTCGACACCGCGGCGGCGCTGCTCACCCTGGACGACGGCACGCTCGCCACGCTCACCGCGACCCGGATGAACGGGGCCGGCTACGACGTGCGCATGGAGCTCGCCGGGGAGCGCGACCAGATCGTGGTCGGCCTGGACGACCGTACGCCGATCGCGTCCACCGAGCCGACCGGGCCGCCCGCCGCCGACAAGCCGTGGACGGGTTTCCTGGAGCGGTTCGGCCCGGCCTACGAGGCGGAGCTGAACGCGTTCGTCGAGGTCGTCCGGGGCGAGCGGGCCAACCCCTGCGACGGGCGCGAGGCGCTGCAGGCACTGCGGATCGCCGAGGCGTGCGAGCTGTCGCGGCGGCAGCGCAGGCCGGTGCACCTCGCGGAGATCGCCGGCGGCTCCCCGCCCACGGTCCCCTGA
- a CDS encoding GntR family transcriptional regulator has translation MQLELSVDRSSPVPLYFQLSQQLEAAIEHGTLTPGSLLGNEIELAARLGLSRPTVRQAIQSLVDKGLLVRRRGVGTQVVHSQVKRPLELSSLYDDLEAAGQRPATRVLVNKLVPASAEVAAALGVAEDSDVHRVERLRLAHGEPMAYLCNFLPPGLIDLDTDQLETTGLYRLMRSAGITLHSARQSIGARAATTEEAERLAEEAGAPLLTMQRVTFDDTGRAVEYGTHTYRPTRYSFEFQLLVRT, from the coding sequence GTGCAGCTGGAGCTGAGCGTGGACCGCAGCTCTCCCGTGCCGTTGTACTTCCAGCTGTCCCAGCAGCTGGAGGCCGCGATCGAGCACGGCACGCTGACCCCCGGCAGCCTGCTGGGCAACGAGATCGAGCTCGCCGCCCGGCTCGGTCTGTCCCGGCCGACCGTCCGCCAGGCGATCCAGTCGCTCGTCGACAAGGGCCTCCTCGTGCGCCGCCGCGGCGTGGGCACCCAGGTCGTGCACAGCCAGGTCAAACGCCCGCTGGAGCTCAGCAGCCTCTACGACGACCTGGAGGCGGCGGGCCAGCGCCCGGCCACCAGGGTCCTGGTCAACAAGCTCGTCCCCGCCTCCGCCGAGGTCGCCGCCGCGCTCGGCGTCGCCGAGGACAGCGACGTCCACCGCGTCGAGCGCCTCCGCCTCGCCCACGGCGAGCCCATGGCCTACCTCTGCAACTTCCTGCCCCCCGGTCTCATCGACCTCGACACGGACCAGCTGGAGACGACCGGCCTCTACCGCCTGATGCGGTCGGCGGGCATCACCCTGCACAGCGCCCGCCAGTCGATCGGCGCCCGGGCGGCGACGACGGAGGAGGCGGAGCGCCTGGCGGAGGAGGCGGGGGCCCCGCTGCTGACCATGCAGCGGGTGACGTTCGACGACACGGGCCGAGCAGTGGAATACGGCACACACACCTACCGCCCGACGCGCTATTCGTTCGAGTTCCAGCTGCTCGTCCGGACGTGA
- a CDS encoding ROK family glucokinase produces MSTYRDFTAPIGSRRATVLRTVGTRERRSHLTAPRVPTVGIDIGGTKVMAGVVDADGNILEMLRTETPDKSKSPKVVEDTIAELVLDLSDRHDVHAVGIGAAGWVDADRNRVLFAPHLSWRNEPLRDRLSGRLSVPVLVDNDANTAAWAEWRFGAGRGEDHLVMITLGTGIGGAILEDGQVKRGKYGVAGEFGHMQVVPGGHRCPCGNRGCWEQYSSGNALVREARELAAADSPVAYGIIEHVKGSIGDITGPMITELARDGDAMCIELLQDIGQWLGVGIANLAAALDPSCFVIGGGVSAADDLLIGPARDAFKRHLTGRGYRPEARIVRAQLGPEAGMVGAADLARLVARRFRRAKRRRVERYERYERYTQSLRSTQETS; encoded by the coding sequence ATGAGCACCTACCGCGACTTCACCGCCCCCATCGGCTCCCGCCGTGCCACCGTGCTCCGCACCGTCGGCACCCGGGAGCGCCGCTCGCACCTGACGGCCCCCCGCGTGCCCACGGTCGGCATCGACATCGGCGGTACGAAGGTGATGGCGGGCGTCGTCGACGCCGACGGCAACATCCTGGAGATGCTCCGCACGGAGACCCCGGACAAGTCCAAGAGCCCCAAGGTCGTCGAGGACACCATCGCCGAGCTGGTCCTGGACCTCTCCGACCGGCACGACGTGCACGCCGTCGGCATCGGGGCGGCCGGCTGGGTGGACGCCGACCGCAACCGCGTGCTGTTCGCCCCCCACCTGTCCTGGCGCAACGAACCGCTCCGCGACCGCCTCTCGGGCCGGCTCTCCGTCCCGGTCCTCGTGGACAACGACGCCAACACCGCCGCCTGGGCCGAGTGGCGCTTCGGCGCCGGCCGCGGCGAGGACCACCTCGTCATGATCACCCTCGGTACCGGAATCGGCGGCGCGATCCTGGAGGACGGCCAGGTCAAGCGCGGCAAGTACGGCGTCGCCGGCGAGTTCGGCCACATGCAGGTCGTGCCCGGCGGCCACCGCTGCCCGTGCGGCAACCGCGGCTGCTGGGAGCAGTACAGCTCCGGCAACGCCCTGGTCCGCGAGGCCCGCGAGCTGGCCGCCGCCGACTCGCCGGTCGCGTACGGGATCATCGAGCACGTCAAGGGCAGCATCGGTGACATCACCGGCCCGATGATCACCGAGCTGGCCCGCGACGGCGACGCCATGTGCATCGAACTGCTCCAGGACATCGGCCAGTGGCTCGGCGTCGGCATCGCCAACCTCGCCGCCGCCCTCGACCCCTCCTGCTTCGTGATCGGCGGCGGTGTCTCGGCCGCGGACGACCTGCTGATCGGCCCCGCCCGGGACGCCTTCAAGCGGCACCTCACCGGCCGTGGCTACCGGCCCGAGGCCCGCATCGTCCGGGCCCAGCTCGGCCCCGAGGCCGGCATGGTCGGCGCCGCCGACCTCGCCCGGCTGGTCGCCCGCCGCTTCCGCCGCGCCAAGCGCCGCCGGGTGGAGCGCTACGAGCGCTACGAGCGGTACACGCAGTCGCTGCGCAGTACCCAGGAGACGTCGTGA
- a CDS encoding sugar kinase, producing MTASLPHQGPRPDEPDRPAEDRRHMIRRRSLTLLIIVLLIGIPAGYLVISANQSRDSGKDKEAKYSATGLTEGWPSKLQRRIYQVPVPHPAWHVAYYETNNWKTSRLYTQFETNAAGLDAYLTGLGVTRKDLKQGHITIGARDRKITGWKFATNDSWYGFVHRQKNPAPTHDVVVDLSNPAYPWVYVVGRTVP from the coding sequence GTGACCGCCTCCCTGCCCCACCAGGGCCCCCGGCCCGACGAGCCGGACCGTCCGGCCGAGGACCGCCGCCACATGATCCGCCGCAGGTCCCTCACCCTGCTGATCATCGTGCTGCTCATCGGCATCCCGGCCGGCTACCTGGTGATCTCCGCGAATCAGAGCCGCGACAGCGGCAAGGACAAGGAGGCGAAGTACTCGGCGACCGGCCTGACCGAGGGCTGGCCCTCCAAGCTCCAGCGCCGGATCTACCAGGTGCCCGTCCCGCACCCGGCCTGGCACGTGGCGTACTACGAGACCAACAACTGGAAGACCAGCCGCCTCTACACCCAGTTCGAGACCAACGCGGCCGGCCTGGACGCCTACCTGACCGGCCTGGGCGTGACCCGCAAGGATCTGAAGCAGGGCCACATCACCATCGGCGCCCGCGACCGGAAGATCACCGGCTGGAAGTTCGCCACGAACGATTCCTGGTACGGCTTCGTCCACCGGCAGAAGAACCCGGCACCCACCCACGACGTGGTCGTGGACCTGTCCAACCCGGCGTACCCGTGGGTGTACGTCGTGGGCCGGACCGTGCCGTGA
- a CDS encoding DEAD/DEAH box helicase: protein MREAAQVAERTGDAAVPVRLPAVFLPAPLPREGRIAFWDPEGEPLPGDAEGPAGAADTELTVVRRHGATGVRRRTTPALTLPLDAALPLLVRARHDPAAHPATACWGAAALHALRLTARGRLLPGLTATGHDAWRAGPLDPDDIAHLRAVAAALPYEGHAVPLPGPGPIRLPEPEALVRAFLDAVADTLPRTPAAPHTSGRPFAAREAQHLPTAHDWAAEVAAGMDAGVRISLRLDLSAYDLFDEASGGARSAGAAIVQVHSLADPTLVTDAAALWAGEADDAFGPRARVDAALAVRRAARVWPPLDRLADQDVPDVLALTEDELSDLLGVAATRLAAAGVAVHWPRDLAQDLSAAAVVRPAPGSATDGTGFFESEDLLQFRWQLALGGDPLTDSEMDALAEAHRPVVRLRDQWVLVDPALVRKARKRDLGLLDPVDALSVALTGTADVDGETVEAVPVGALAALRDRLTAGIRPAEPPPGLRATLRDYQLRGLAWLDLMTSLGLGGCLADDMGLGKTVTLIALHLKRARREPTLVVCPASLLGNWQREITRFAPGVPVRRFHGPDRTLDDLDGGFVLTTYGTMRSAAPALADRTWGMVVADEAQHVKNPYSATAKALRTIPAPARVALTGTPVENNLSELWALLDWTTPGLLGPLKSFRARHARAVENGEDEEAVERLARLVRPFLLRRKKSDPGIVPELPPKTETDHPVPLTREQAALYEAVVRESMLAIETAEGMPRRGLVLKLLTSLKQICNHPALFLKEEHTPAAGDRLAARSGKLALLDELLDTLLAEDGSALVFTQYVGMARLITNHLATRAVPVDLLHGGTPVPERERMVDRFQAGATPVLVLSLKAAGTGLNLTRAGHVVHFDRWWNPAVEEQATDRAYRIGQTQPVQVHRLITEGTIEDRIAEMLQSKRALADAILGSGESSLTELTDRELTDLVSLRRAS, encoded by the coding sequence ATGCGAGAGGCGGCCCAGGTGGCCGAGCGGACGGGGGACGCGGCGGTCCCGGTCCGGCTCCCCGCCGTGTTCCTGCCCGCGCCCCTCCCGCGCGAGGGCCGCATCGCCTTCTGGGACCCCGAGGGCGAGCCCCTCCCGGGGGACGCGGAAGGCCCTGCGGGCGCCGCGGACACCGAGCTGACCGTCGTACGGCGGCACGGCGCCACCGGAGTCCGGCGGCGCACCACCCCCGCGCTGACCCTCCCGCTCGACGCCGCCCTGCCACTCCTCGTGCGCGCCCGCCACGACCCCGCGGCCCACCCCGCCACGGCCTGCTGGGGCGCCGCCGCCCTGCACGCCCTGCGGCTGACCGCCCGCGGCCGGCTCCTGCCCGGCCTCACCGCCACGGGCCACGACGCCTGGCGGGCCGGCCCCCTCGACCCGGACGACATCGCACACCTGCGCGCGGTGGCCGCCGCCCTGCCCTACGAGGGCCATGCCGTGCCGCTGCCCGGCCCGGGCCCGATCCGGCTGCCCGAACCGGAAGCCCTGGTGCGCGCCTTCCTCGACGCGGTCGCCGACACGCTGCCCCGCACCCCGGCCGCGCCCCACACCTCCGGCAGGCCCTTCGCCGCCCGCGAGGCCCAGCATCTGCCCACCGCCCACGACTGGGCCGCCGAGGTCGCCGCCGGAATGGACGCCGGCGTGCGGATCTCGCTCCGCCTGGACCTGTCGGCGTACGACCTGTTCGACGAGGCCTCGGGCGGTGCCCGCAGCGCCGGAGCCGCGATCGTCCAGGTGCACAGCCTCGCCGACCCCACCCTCGTGACCGACGCGGCGGCCCTGTGGGCGGGCGAGGCCGACGACGCCTTCGGGCCCCGCGCGCGCGTGGACGCGGCCCTCGCCGTGCGCCGCGCGGCCCGCGTCTGGCCGCCGCTCGACCGGCTCGCCGACCAGGACGTGCCCGACGTGCTGGCCCTGACCGAGGACGAGCTGAGCGACCTGCTCGGCGTCGCGGCGACCCGCCTCGCCGCCGCCGGGGTCGCCGTGCACTGGCCGCGGGACCTCGCGCAGGACCTGTCCGCCGCGGCGGTGGTCCGCCCGGCCCCGGGCTCGGCGACCGACGGCACCGGCTTCTTCGAGAGCGAGGACCTCCTCCAGTTCCGCTGGCAGCTGGCGCTCGGCGGCGATCCCCTCACCGACTCCGAGATGGACGCCCTCGCCGAGGCCCACCGCCCGGTCGTCCGCCTGCGCGACCAGTGGGTGCTCGTCGACCCGGCGCTCGTCCGCAAGGCCCGCAAACGGGACCTGGGCCTGCTCGACCCGGTCGATGCCCTGTCCGTCGCCCTCACCGGCACGGCCGACGTGGACGGCGAGACGGTCGAGGCCGTCCCCGTCGGCGCCCTGGCCGCCCTGCGCGACCGCCTGACCGCCGGGATCCGCCCGGCCGAACCGCCCCCGGGCCTGCGAGCCACCCTCCGGGACTACCAGCTCCGTGGCCTGGCCTGGCTCGACCTGATGACCTCCCTCGGCCTCGGCGGCTGCCTCGCCGACGACATGGGACTCGGCAAGACCGTCACCCTCATCGCCCTCCACCTGAAGCGGGCCCGCCGTGAACCGACCCTGGTCGTCTGCCCGGCCTCCCTGCTCGGCAACTGGCAGCGGGAGATCACCCGCTTCGCCCCCGGCGTCCCCGTCCGCCGCTTCCACGGCCCCGACCGCACGCTCGACGACCTGGACGGCGGCTTCGTCCTCACCACCTACGGCACCATGCGCTCGGCGGCCCCCGCCCTGGCCGACCGCACCTGGGGCATGGTCGTCGCCGACGAGGCGCAGCACGTCAAGAACCCCTACTCGGCCACCGCCAAGGCGCTGCGCACGATCCCGGCCCCCGCGCGCGTCGCCCTGACCGGCACGCCCGTCGAGAACAACCTCTCGGAGCTGTGGGCGCTGCTCGACTGGACCACCCCGGGCCTGCTCGGCCCGCTGAAGTCCTTCCGCGCCCGGCACGCGCGCGCCGTGGAGAACGGCGAGGACGAGGAGGCGGTGGAGCGCCTGGCCCGGCTGGTCCGGCCCTTCCTGCTGCGCCGCAAGAAGTCCGACCCGGGCATCGTGCCCGAGCTGCCGCCCAAGACCGAGACCGATCACCCGGTGCCGCTCACCCGCGAACAGGCCGCGCTGTACGAGGCGGTCGTCCGCGAGTCGATGCTCGCCATCGAGACGGCCGAGGGCATGCCCCGCCGGGGCCTGGTGCTGAAGCTCCTCACCTCGCTGAAGCAGATCTGCAACCACCCGGCGCTGTTCCTCAAGGAGGAGCACACCCCGGCCGCCGGCGACCGGCTCGCCGCCCGCTCCGGGAAACTCGCCCTGCTGGACGAGCTGCTGGACACCCTGCTGGCCGAGGACGGATCCGCCCTGGTCTTCACCCAGTACGTCGGGATGGCACGCCTGATCACCAACCACCTGGCCACCCGCGCGGTCCCGGTCGACCTCCTCCACGGCGGCACGCCCGTCCCCGAGCGGGAGCGCATGGTGGACCGATTCCAGGCCGGTGCGACGCCGGTCCTGGTGCTGTCGCTCAAGGCCGCCGGTACCGGCCTCAACCTCACCAGGGCGGGCCATGTCGTGCACTTCGACCGCTGGTGGAACCCGGCCGTCGAGGAACAGGCCACCGACCGCGCCTACCGCATCGGCCAGACCCAGCCGGTGCAGGTGCACCGCCTCATCACGGAGGGCACCATCGAGGACCGCATCGCCGAGATGCTCCAGTCCAAGCGCGCCCTGGCCGACGCGATCCTCGGCTCCGGCGAGTCCTCCCTCACGGAACTGACGGACCGGGAGCTGACCGACCTGGTGTCCCTGCGGAGGGCGTCATGA